The following proteins are co-located in the Vigna angularis cultivar LongXiaoDou No.4 chromosome 2, ASM1680809v1, whole genome shotgun sequence genome:
- the LOC108329388 gene encoding LIMR family protein At5g01460 codes for MGDFNLALVIVAVVVCVIVFLVNVYLLVNYQHPDDANQAYFPKFVVVLGLSIAAISILMLPADVANRHACRHAIYNGACNLTLPMKDLWLAVYIVDAILVFFVIPFAMFYYEGDLDKTMGKRIKSALMWMVTTAIVCALVLGILYGLVGKVDFTVRHLSSSTTAFPSTWTFNSNEQCIGNGVHQCSAYSASPSSEKTWTMRSTFPEYVVALATIVGSVLFAIFGGVGIACLPLGLIFSFIRRPKAVITRSQYIKEATELGKKAKDLKKAAEALRQEEKGGSKGRKFRKNVKAVEKEVFQLEEDVKLLEEMYPQGEKAETTWALTILGYLAKLVFGILGLIVSVVWIIHIIIYLLIDPPLSPFLNQVFIKLDDVWGLLGTAAFAFFCFYLLLAVITGAMVLGLRLVFITIHPMKWGATLMNSFLFNVGLILLSSISVIQFCSTAFAYYAQATAAQEIFGHTLESLRGIKYLYKYNVFQIAFVALAGLTFVYYAAFGWRRKKPSGRFQLST; via the exons ATGGGCGATTTCAACCTCGCCCTGGTGATCGTGGCGGTGGTGGTCTGCGTGATCGTGTTCCTCGTCAACGTGTACCTCTTGGTCAACTACCAGCATCCTGACGATGCCAACCAGGCCTACTTCCCCAAATTCGTCGTCGTTTTAGGCCTCTCTATCGCTGCCATCTCCATCCTCATGCTCCCCGCCGACGTGGCTAACCGCCATGCCTGCCGCCACGCGATCTACAACGGGGCGTGCAACCTCACCCTCCCCATGAAGGACCTCTGGCTCGCCGTTTACATCGTCGACGCTATCCTCGTCTTCTTCGTCATCCCATTCGCCATGTTCTACTACGAGGGCGACCTTGACAA GACTATGGGGAAGAGGATTAAGAGTGCGTTAATGTGGATGGTCACCACGGCTATAGTGTGCGCCCTCGTTCTGGGTATTTTATACG GGCTGGTTGGTAAGGTGGACTTTACTGTTAGGCACCTCTCTTCATCGACAACTGCATTTCCTAGCACATGGACATTCAATAGTAATGAACAATGTATTGGAAATGGTGTCCATCAG TGCTCAGCTTACTCTGCCAGTCCTTCGTCAGAGAAAACATGGACCATGCGTAGTACCTTCCCAGAATATGTTGTTGCACTCGCTACTATTGTTGGATCCGTGCTTTTTGCT ATATTTGGCGGTGTTGGTATTGCATGTCTTCCATTAGGacttatattttcatttattcgGCGTCCAAAGGCTGTTATCACTCGCTCACAGTATATCAAG GAAGCCACTGAACTAGGTAAAAAAgcaaaagatttaaagaaagcAGCCGAGGCTCTCCGTCAGGAAGAAAAGGGTGGTTCAAAGGGTAGAAAGTTTCGTAAAAATGTGAAGGCAGTCGAGAAG GAGGTTTTTCAATTAGAAGAAGACGTAAAGCTTCTTGAAGAGATGTATCCTCAAGGGGAAAAG GCTGAGACAACATGGGCACTAACGATTCTTGGTTATCTGGCAAAACTTGTTTTTGGAATTTTAGG GTTGATTGTTTCCGTTGTGTGGatcattcatattattatcTATCTATTAATTGATCCACCACTTTCTCCTTTCCTGAATCAAGTTTTCATCAAGCTAGACGATGTATGGG GTCTTCTCGGCACTGCTGCATTTGCATTTTTCTGCTTCTACCTTCTCCTTGCTGTGATTACTGGTGCCATGGTGCTTGGACTGAGACTAGTTTTTATTACTATACATCCCATGAA GTGGGGAGCAACTCTTATGAACTCTTTTCTGTTTAATGTGGGccttattcttctttcttccattAG TGTGATCCAGTTCTGCTCCACAGCCTTTGCCTACTATGCTCAAGCAACTGCAGCCCAGGAAATCTTTGGCCACACTTTGGAGTCTCTTCGaggaattaaatatttatacaa GTACAATGTGTTCCAAATTGCGTTTGTTGCTTTAGCTGGATTGACCTTTGTGTATTACGCTGCGTTT GGATGGAGAAGAAAAAAACCTAGTGGGAGGTTCCAATTATCTACATAA
- the LOC108327329 gene encoding uncharacterized protein LOC108327329, whose translation MEEDKDEDEDKDEDEDDGEDDDEDEEDEEDEDEDEDDEEEDEDEDEDEDDEDVDDDGDEDDDEDEDEDEDDEDEDEDEDEYKDKEDEDEDDDEDEEENEDKDEDDEDEDEDEEDEDKDENEDEDEDEDEEEHEEKEEE comes from the exons ATGGAG GAGGacaaggacgaggacgaggacaaGGACGAGGATGAGGACGATGGGGAGGACGATGACGAGGACGAGGAGGATGAAGAGgatgaggacgaggacgaggacgatgAGGAG gaggatgaggatgaggatgaggaCGAGGATGATGAGGATGTGGATGATGATGGCGATGAAGACGatgacgaggacgaggacgaggacgaggatgatgaggatgaggatgaggaCGAGGATGAGTACAAGGACAaggaggacgaggacgaggacgacgACGAGGACGAGGAGGAGAACGAGGACAAGGACGAGGAcgatgaggatgaggatgaggatgaggaGGACGAGGACAAGGACGAGAACGAGgatgaggacgaggacgaggacgaggaggaGCATGAGGAGAAAGAAGAGGAGTGA
- the LOC108327328 gene encoding uncharacterized protein LOC108327328 produces the protein MHRNSPHCTFSQHPYPCSPFSPLLSFLTLALLSFLTEHNTVTEHIKVFVFAPQPQASSFSQQRHSSSSSSNFRPLFAAQTLSESWIYEHFPTLGRRRLVCSYDEDIPRDAKWESSRQGEVKVHLDALTYDSVIWYPYESHRETRPFYDIY, from the exons ATGCATCGCAATTCACCTCACTGTACTTTTTCACAACACCCTTACCCTTGCTCTCCTTTCTCACCCTTGCTCTCCTTTCTCACCCTTGCCTTACTCTCCTTTCTCACAGAGCACAACACAGTCACAGAGCACataaaagtttttgtttttgcacCACAGCCGCAAGCTTCTTCTTTTTCGCAACAGAG GCattcgtcttcttcttcctccaattTTCGTCCATTGTTCGCTGCTCAAACGCTGTCAGAG aGTTGGATATATGAGCACTTCCCTACTTTGGGAAGAAGGCGTCTAGTGTGTTCATATGACGAAGACATACCACGTGATGCAAAGTGGGAGTCATCGAGGCAGGGTGAGGTCAAGGTACATTTGGATGCATTGACATATGATTCAGTCATCTGGTACCCTTATGAGTCACATCGGGAGACTCGTCCTTTTTACGACATCTATTGA